The sequence AATTGCTTCAATTGTGTATTATGCGCCACCAGTTGTTGCTGATAGAGCTGTAAATTTGTACTCATTCGATTAATATTTTTTGAAAGATCTCCAATTTCATCCGTCGTAATATGAGTCATTTTCACGAAATCAAACTCGGCAATCTTACCCGTTACTTCTTTCAATTCAATCAAGGGTTGCACCATTTTTCGTGCGGCAATAAACACTAAACTGATTATCACTAGTAACGTTAACAGTAACGTAACGCCATTAAAACGGTTCATCACTGCACTGGTTTCGGAAAAGTGAACGGTCGAAACACCTACCACGTAAAGTTGATTATCCAACACTTTCAACTGCACAAGAAAACTCGCTTTTTGTTTATCTTGATTGTATTCTTTCTGAATTGTTTCAGGATTTCCCTTGAGTTTTTCTAACGTATCCTCCGTTATCCAAAATCGATTGAGCGCAACTCTGTTTCTGGTTAATTCAAACGACACTCGCTCATTAAAAGCATCATTATTTTCCTCTACGATGGGCACTCTAACGATTACTACCTGTTGCTGCTCTTTTTGCTCTTGTAACCATTTTTCTGTTCTTAAGGCTTTGGGTTTTTCAGAAATATCCGCCATCATCGCACTGATTTTATTTTCCATCTGCCAATGATAATAACGTGGCGCAACATAACTATTAACGGTATACATGACCGCAAAACAGACCACAATAATCGCTGAAAAAAACAACGCCATTTTGATACTAATTTTATTTTTCAATACAATACCCCAATCCTCGTCGCGTCGTTATAGTATCGGCTCCAATTTTTTCTCGCAAACGACGAATATGAGTATCAACTGTACGGTCGACACCCTCATAATCTAAACCCCAAACATTATCAATCAACTGTTCACGCGTGACGTTTCGCCCACGATTTAACAACAAGACGTTGAGCAACTCGTATTCTTTTTTCGTAAGCTGAAGTTCAACCCTATCCTTCCAAACACGATGATTTTTCATATCTACAACTAAGTCACCCACATGATGTAGTTCATCAATACCGAGCAATCTTTTAATTCTTAAAAGTAACACTTGTGGATCAAATGGTTTACGAATGAATTCATCGGCACCGACTGTTAACGACTCAACCTCATCTGTAATTTCGCTTTTCGCTGTTAACATCATAATTTTCAAATCAGCAACTTGTTTAATTGTTTGAATAATTTCAATGCCATCCATTTCTGGCATCATCCAATCGACAATTAGTAAATCGATTTTTTCTGTTTCTAATATCGCTAAAGCATCCCTACCATTCAAAGCAGTATACACTTCAAAATGTGCTTTTTTCAAATAAGCTGTTAGTATTGTGACCATTTCTGGACTATCATCGACTACTAAAATTTTCATTCTTAATACTCCTCTCACCGCGGACGATCGTATTTAAATAAACTGTACTGTTCAATTATTTCAATTATTTTTTCGGCATATTTTGGATCGGTCGCATAACCACCCTCTTGCAAAATATAGGCTGATTCACGATAATTTTTACTTTTCTCTAACCCACTGTATGTACCACCCTCTAAAAATTCCGCATGGTCCAACACAGAATCAGCAATCGAATCATAGACTTTAAAATTATCAACTATTGTAATGCGTTCGCCCTCTTCATATTCATCGGTTGTCATTTTAATCGTTTCGCCTTTTATACCAAAGAGGTTGTTACTTTTTAGCGCTAATTCACTGCGACCCCAATCTGACTCTAAGATAGCTTGTGCAATTGTAATACTTGCTGAAAGAGATGTTTCATCCTCTAATTTTTGTGCTTGTTTAGAAATATCTTCAATGAATTTTGTTTGATATCTTGTATTATAACGTTCTTCCCAGTCAATCGCTGCTTTCTCCTCTGGCTGACTCAGTAACCCTATCGTTATTATTCCCACTAAACAGACTAAAAATCCTATAATAATATATCTTTTTTTTATATTTTTTTGTTTTTCCATTTCAACTCACTCCTTAAGATTTACTTGTTAACCTTATCTTAAGGGAGCAATGTCACAGTAATATGTCAAAATAAAAACCACCTGTCAACATGTGACAAAGTGGCTGAAATCTAATTGCGGTAACGTAAAGCTAAACCTTTTAGGAAGTTACGCGCAAATTTATCGCCGCATTGTTTAAAATTACGGTGATCATCCTTACGTAAAACTGCACTTAATTCGCCTTTAGATAAGTAAACACCTGCATCATCTAAAATTTCCAGCATATCATCGCTCGTTAATGATAAAGCAATTTTAACTTTCTTCAACAAAAGATTGTTGATGTGACGAATTTCTTTGCTTTTTTGTTGAGGGGGTAATGGTTGGTCATCTTTACGCCCTCGTTTAAACGTTATAAAACCATTGAAAAATGAGTCGATCATTGCATTGTCACACGATTTCACATAAACATTACCATCATCTTCACTCGTCATTAAGTATTCTTGTTTTGTTAGCATGTCTTTTACTTCTTGCAAAGTTAATTCAACACCTGCTAGTCGAAACATTTCAACCATGTCTGTATCTTTGATGTCTAGTGCGTAACGTAAACGCAACAGTATATCATTATTATTCATCGTCGTCTTCCTTTCACTTTACCGATTTGACTCGCACTTATAAGTATACTTCTTTCTGAGTAGTCTTGCATGTTTTTTTGTGAGGGTTATAGAGCATTTGCCTTAAAAGTAATTCCTCTGAAAAGTTAGTTAACCCCACTATTCTGTGAACCATCATTTTTAATCAACATTTTCTGCCACTTGTGTGATTTAAATCGTCAACGTCATCATAAATAGGATTCATATAAATAAGTCCCCCTTAATAAGGCAGCAAAAAGCCTAAAACAATATTAAATGTTTTAGGCTTTTTATAACTACTTTAGCGCGTATAAACTTGGCTACTCATACCATTGACAGCTGTAATTTCTTTTAATTTCAAATGACGTTTTGTGCTGTTTCCTTCAAACAAAGAGATTCCTTGTCCTAAAATAACAGGAACAGTTGTGAGGTTGTACT comes from Brochothrix thermosphacta DSM 20171 = FSL F6-1036 and encodes:
- a CDS encoding glycoside hydrolase family 73 protein; protein product: MEKQKNIKKRYIIIGFLVCLVGIITIGLLSQPEEKAAIDWEERYNTRYQTKFIEDISKQAQKLEDETSLSASITIAQAILESDWGRSELALKSNNLFGIKGETIKMTTDEYEEGERITIVDNFKVYDSIADSVLDHAEFLEGGTYSGLEKSKNYRESAYILQEGGYATDPKYAEKIIEIIEQYSLFKYDRPR
- a CDS encoding response regulator transcription factor, coding for MKILVVDDSPEMVTILTAYLKKAHFEVYTALNGRDALAILETEKIDLLIVDWMMPEMDGIEIIQTIKQVADLKIMMLTAKSEITDEVESLTVGADEFIRKPFDPQVLLLRIKRLLGIDELHHVGDLVVDMKNHRVWKDRVELQLTKKEYELLNVLLLNRGRNVTREQLIDNVWGLDYEGVDRTVDTHIRRLREKIGADTITTRRGLGYCIEK
- a CDS encoding DUF1456 family protein, with amino-acid sequence MNNNDILLRLRYALDIKDTDMVEMFRLAGVELTLQEVKDMLTKQEYLMTSEDDGNVYVKSCDNAMIDSFFNGFITFKRGRKDDQPLPPQQKSKEIRHINNLLLKKVKIALSLTSDDMLEILDDAGVYLSKGELSAVLRKDDHRNFKQCGDKFARNFLKGLALRYRN
- a CDS encoding sensor histidine kinase, whose product is MKNKISIKMALFFSAIIVVCFAVMYTVNSYVAPRYYHWQMENKISAMMADISEKPKALRTEKWLQEQKEQQQVVIVRVPIVEENNDAFNERVSFELTRNRVALNRFWITEDTLEKLKGNPETIQKEYNQDKQKASFLVQLKVLDNQLYVVGVSTVHFSETSAVMNRFNGVTLLLTLLVIISLVFIAARKMVQPLIELKEVTGKIAEFDFVKMTHITTDEIGDLSKNINRMSTNLQLYQQQLVAHNTQLKQLIADLTHELKTPIALIGAYSAGIKDGLDDGAYLTVIQEQNNRLNDIVNRMLKLSQLEQREIKREAVSINKLWSETVNESTPALNLTQHQLQTIGLEKETVIFAEAEVLRLLFDNIVSNSLKYASSKIITATWSQTTTDVTLVLSNQTTLSEDFPINKLWDAFYTHEPSRNEALSGTGLGLAIVAAISEAHGYRTKIAIVDGHFSFILHLPIKA